From a region of the Labrus mixtus chromosome 5, fLabMix1.1, whole genome shotgun sequence genome:
- the ube2l3b gene encoding ubiquitin-conjugating enzyme E2 L3b: MAASRRLAKELDEIRRSGMKNFRNIQVEESNLLSWQGLIVPDNPPYDKGAFRIEIIFPTEYPFKPPKITFKTKIYHPNIDEKGQVCLPVISAENWKPATKTDQVIQSLIALVNDPQPEHPLRADLAEEYSKDRKKFLKNAEEFTKKHGEKRPMD; encoded by the exons GAACTTGATGAGATTCGCAGGTCTGGAATGAAAAACTTCAGAAACATTCAAGTGGAGGAATCAAACCTATTGTCATGGCAAGGGCTCATTGTTCCT GACAATCCTCCTTATGACAAAGGTGCGTTCAGGATCGAAATCATTTTCCCCACCGAGTACCCCTTCAAGCCCCCCAAGATCACATTCAAGACAAAGATCTATCACCCAAACATCGACGAGAAGGGCCAGGTGTGTCTGCCTGTGATCAGCGCAGAGAACTGGAAGCCTGCCACCAAAACTGaccaag TTATTCAGTCCCTCATCGCGCTGGTGAACGACCCCCAGCCAGAGCACCCCCTGCGGGCAGACCTAGCAGAAGAATACTCAAAGGACCGTAAAAAATTCTTGAAGAACGCTGAAGAGTTTACAAAGAAACATGGTGAAAAGCGGCCAATGGACTGA